GTATTCAAAAATGACAACGCTTTCTTAAGAATGTTGGCTTACGCCATCCCCGGGCTTGCAGGTAAACTAAAGGTACGAGGGAGGAGCGCATATGGAATTGGAAACACAGCCAAAAAGTCCCGGAACCGGCGGCGGCCGGCGGTCATTTTTATGGAAGCGGTTTAAAAAACAGAAAGTACTGCATTTGTTCGTCGGGCTAGGCATGATCTATCTGCTGATCTTCGCGTATACTCCGATGTTCGGCATTCTGATGGCGTTCAAGGATTACAGCATCTCCGGCGGCATCAAAGGGATCTTCACTAGCGATTGGGTCGGGCTAAGGTATTTCGATGAATTTGTCCATGACTATCAATTCGGCAAGCTGGTCCGCAACACGCTGGTCCTTAGTCTGCTGAAGGTCATCTTCGCCTTCCCGGCGCCGATTCTGCTGGCGATTATGCTGAATGAAGTGAAGCATATGGCCTTCAAGCGGTTTGTACAGACGATCAGCTATCTGCCGCATTTTATCTCCTGGGTGGTCGTGGTTGGCGTATCCTATGCCTTCCTGTCCGCCGATGTCGGTGTGGTCAATAAGGCGCTGATGGCGATGGGCTTCACGGATGAGCCGCTGGCCTTCCTGACCAGTCCGAATTACTTTTGGGGGCTGGCGGTAGGGAGTGCGGTGTGGAAGGAGATGGGCTGGTGGACGATTATTTTTCTGGCGGCGATATCGGGAATCAGTCCTTCCCTCTATGAGGCTGCTGAGATTGACGGTGCCGGAAGGCTGGCGCGTATCCGTTATATCACCCTGCCGGGGATGAAGGGAACCATCGTTGTTGTACTGGTGCTGACCATCGGAAGTATTCTC
This genomic interval from Paenibacillus sp. FSL H8-0332 contains the following:
- a CDS encoding ABC transporter permease subunit, producing MELETQPKSPGTGGGRRSFLWKRFKKQKVLHLFVGLGMIYLLIFAYTPMFGILMAFKDYSISGGIKGIFTSDWVGLRYFDEFVHDYQFGKLVRNTLVLSLLKVIFAFPAPILLAIMLNEVKHMAFKRFVQTISYLPHFISWVVVVGVSYAFLSADVGVVNKALMAMGFTDEPLAFLTSPNYFWGLAVGSAVWKEMGWWTIIFLAAISGISPSLYEAAEIDGAGRLARIRYITLPGMKGTIVVVLVLTIGSILGGGLVGSNFEQAYLLGNSINNPTSEIVQTYAFRVGLSDGRFSYAAAIDLIQSVISVALIFSSNFIAKRVSGSSLF